In Malus sylvestris chromosome 15, drMalSylv7.2, whole genome shotgun sequence, a single genomic region encodes these proteins:
- the LOC126603598 gene encoding putative disease resistance protein RGA3 — translation MADGIITMVLDRLSSTIYEYVDGEVKHVLNAKKHIEEYAGNLRAIQAVLEDAEQRQVTEASVRIWLDQLKDISFQMVDVLDEWNTDMLRQQVEKQEREGEDAVVPNNKNKKVTLSLSPSCFCFGRVRRVILRSDIVLKIKDLNVKLSAIDEQGKRYEFQHIERGIQQLPERRMTSSFVVMSEVFGREKEKDILIAKLLSGDPRRLLIIPILGMGGMGKTTLAQLVYNDVKVKTFFDKRVWVCVSDPFDEVKIAKSISDDDTPSSNELDHVLQCMSRSIDGKRFLLVLDDVWSDNREKWERLRAPLIQSGAHGSRILVTTRKHGVVDMMRAASDMVNLGELSEEYCLSIFNHMAFSDTEVDESKVFEDISKEIVGKCKGLPLAAKTLGALMYNKKTRREWLDVLNSKIWEREEVEQEVFQHLFLSYFDLAPAVKCCLLYCASFPKDYEYERDELINLWIAQDYLNSKGIKDRQVGEAFFDNLVA, via the coding sequence ATGGCTGACGGGATAATTACCATGGTACTAGATCGGCTGTCTTCAACAATTTATGAATATGTGGACGGAGAGGtgaaacatgttttgaatgCCAAAAAACATATTGAAGAATATGCTGGCAATCTCAGAGCTATTCAAGCAGTTCTCGAAGATGCGGAGCAAAGGCAAGTGACGGAGGCCAGCGTGAGGATCTGGTTGGATCAGCTCAAAGACATATCCTTCCAGATGGTGGACGTGCTGGACGAGTGGAACACCGACATGCTGAGACAACAGGTTGAGAAGCAAGAACGAGAAGGTGAAGATGCTGTTGTTCCTaacaacaagaacaagaaggtaactctctctctttcccctaGCTGCTTTTGTTTTGGCAGAGTCAGACGGGTAATTCTCCGTTCTGACATTGTGCTTAAGATAAAAGATCTGAATGTTAAGCTAAGCGCGATTGACGAGCAAGGAAAGAGGTATGAGTTTCAACACATAGAAAGAGGCATTCAACAATTACCTGAACGGCGGATGACTTCGTCCTTCGTCGTCATGTCAGAGGTATTTGgtcgagaaaaagaaaaagacatttTGATAGCAAAGTTGTTGAGTGGTGATCCGAGGAGGCTCCTTATCATCCCTATTCTAGGGATGGGAGGAATGGGAAAGACAACTTTGGCCCAACTAGTTTATAATGACGTCAAAGTTAAAACCTTTTTTGATAAGAGAGTGTGGGTTTGTGTCTCAGACCCCTTTGATGAGGTTAAGATTGCCAAATCCATAAGTGATGATGACACCCCAAGTTCAAACGAGTTGGATCATGTCTTGCAGTGCATGTCAAGATCCATCGACGGCAAAAGGTTTCTCCTTGTTCTAGATGATGTGTGGAGCGACAATAGGGAAAAGTGGGAACGCTTAAGGGCACCACTAATCCAAAGTGGTGCCCATGGCAGTAGAATATTGGTGACCACGAGAAAGCATGGGGTTGTTGATATGATGAGAGCAGCAAGTGACATGGTTAATTTGGGAGAGCTGAGTGAAGAATATTGTTTGTCAATCTTCAATCACATGGCATTTTCTGATACAGAAGTAGACGAGTCTAAGGTGTTTGAAGATATTAGTAAGgaaattgtaggaaaatgtAAAGGTTTGCCTCTTGCCGCAAAAACCTTAGGCGCTCTCATGTACAATAAGAAAACAAGGAGGGAATGGTTAGATGTTTTGAACAGTAAGATATGGGAGCGAGAAGAAGTGGAGCAAGAAGTTTTCCAGCATCTATTTCTAAGTTATTTTGATTTGGCACCGGCAGTTAAATGTTGCCTTTTATATTGTGCTAGTTTTCCTAAAGATTACGAGTATGAGAGAGatgaattaattaatctttggaTAGCACAAGATTATCTTAATTCAAAAGGGATTAAAGATAGGCAAGTTGGGGAAGCATTTTTTGATAACTTAGTAGCATGA
- the LOC126604001 gene encoding uncharacterized protein LOC126604001 has translation MVCQTAAANSDRSRTYWTPTMERYFIDLMLEQLHRGARVGHTFNKQAWTEMLSVFNAQFGSHYDKDVLKSRYTTLWKQFNDVKNILGQNGFSWDESRQMVVADDYIWDAYIKVHPDARPYRTKPVLNFNELCLIYGYTTADGRYSRSSHDVDLDDEGQGVTTGDGMGSLAPSSSERPRTEWSLEMDQYFIDIMLEQVSIGNKPDNAFNKQAWTVMLAKFNEEFGPQHSLRVLRHRYKKLLKYYSDATILLRQKDFSWDETRHMIVADDEVWDAYTKVRPHARTYKTKALPNLFSMSLLFTTECDLGTDNHLHLQKNLDDTSHVKAGEGKGSQTPNVSERSRTYWTPIMDRYLLELLQDQVHRGNKLGQTFITQAWNDMVVSFNARFKSHHDKDVLKNRFKHWRKQYNDIKILLKHGGFSWDESREMVTAEDSVWDGYIKSHPDARSYRVKTIPGYNKLRVIFEEETYDGRYSRLAFNSDPSGELADLMTGAEKNDMPYIPVLPLPIDWTPTMDRYFIDLMIDQLHSGNKINHTFNEQAWAQMLESFNMKFGIQCDKHALEDRYACLVKQHDCISSILTHTGFMWDETQQMITAEDDIWEAYIKEHPDAISYRNAFLGGYSDLSKICVNRELDGKFSGQGVGMEAGPIVFEIEMNGASGDLQLLAEDVEISDQQRKRSTLTPPNPGRSKKAQKTGKDTQKAPTEMVGGVTKLADNKEKNNCTSIEKAIDALQALPGMDDELMLDACDLLEDERKAKTFLALDGALRKKWLLRKLRPQS, from the exons ATGGTTTGCCAAACTGCGGCAGCGAATAGTGATCGGTCAAGGACGTATTGGACTCCAACGATGGAACGATACTTTATTGATCTTATGTTGGAGCAATTGCATAGAGGAGCTCGTGTCGGCCATACTTTCAACAAGCAGGCCTGGACCGAAATGCTCAGCGTGTTTAATGCACAATTTGGCTCTCATTATGACAAAGATGTCTTGAAAAGCCGGTATACGACTTTGTGGAAGCAGTTCaatgatgtgaaaaatattcTTGGTCAGAATGGGTTTTCTTGGGACGAAAGTCGTCAGATGGTGGTAGCTGATGATTACATATGGGATGCTTACATCAAG GTTCACCCGGATGCACGGCCTTACAGAACTAAACCAGTGTTGAATTTCAATGAATTATGCCTCATTTATGGCTATACAACTGCTGATGGAAGATACAGTCGATCAAGCCATGACGTAGATTTGGATGATGAAGGTCAAGGAGTAACCACAG GTGACGGAATGGGCAGCCTTGCTCCTTCAAGTAGCGAGCGTCCAAGGACAGAATGGTCACTAGAAATGGACCAGTATTTCATTGACATTATGCTGGAACAAGTATCAATTGGCAATAAGCCTGATAatgcattcaacaaacaagCCTGGACAGTAATGCTTGCcaaatttaatgaagaatttgGACCTCAACATAGCTTACGGGTTTTAAGGCATCGATACAAGAAACTGTTGAAGTATTATAGTGATGCAACAATTTTGCTAAGACAAAAGGACTTTTCCTGGGATGAAACACGACATATGATTGTAGCTGATGATGAGGTTTGGGATGCATATACAAAG GTACGCCCTCATGCACGGACATATAAAACAAAAGCCTTGCCAAACTTATTTAGCATGTCCCTGTTATTTACAACTGAATGTGATCTTGGCACCGACAATCATTTGCATCTACAGAAAAACCTTGATGATACTTCACACGTCAAAGCTG GGGAAGGAAAGGGGAGCCAGACTCCAAATGTCAGTGAGCGTTCAAGGACATATTGGACACCAATAATGGATCGTTACCTCCTTGAGTTGTTACAAGACCAGGTGCACAGAGGAAATAAACTAGGACAAACTTTCATAACTCAGGCTTGGAATGACATGGTTGTATCTTTCAATGCGCGATTCAAATCTCACCATGATAAAGATGTTTTGAAGAATCGTTTCAAACATTGGCGAAAGCAGTACAATGACATCAAGATTCTTCTTAAGCACGGTGGATTTTCGTGGGATGAATCACGAGAAATGGTAACAGCTGAGGATAGTGTTTGGGATGGTTATATTAAG AGCCATCCTGATGCTCGATCATATAGAGTTAAAACTATACCAGGCTACAACAAATTGCGTGTTATTTTTGAAGAAGAAACATATGATGGAAGATACAGTCGTTTGGCATTCAATTCAGATCCATCTGGTGAATTAGCAGATTTGATGACTG GTGCGGAGAAGAATGACATGCCCTACATTCCCGTTCTTCCTTTGCCAATAGATTGGACACCAACAATGGACCGTTATTTTATTGATCTTATGATAGATCAGCTGCATAGTGGGAATAAGATTAATCACACATTCAATGAGCAAGCATGGGCTCAAATGCTTGAATCATTTAATATGAAATTTGGAATTCAGTGTGATAAACACGCTCTAGAAGATCGATATGCATGCTTGGTGAAGCAGCATGACTGCATCAGCAGTATTCTCACTCATACTGGATTTATGTGGGATGAAACTCAGCAAATGATAACCGCTGAAGATGACATTTGGGAAGCTTACATTAAG GAACACCCAGATGCTATCTCCTATAGAAATGCATTCTTAGGTGGTTATAGCGATTTGAGCAAGATTTGTGTAAATAGAGAATTAGACGGAAAATTCAGTGGGCAGGGTGTAGGAATGGAAGCTGGCCCTATTGTGTTTGAAATAGAGATGAATGGAGCATCTGGAGATCTGCAATTGTTAGCCGAGGACGTTGAAATATCTGATCAACAGAGAAAGCGATCAACTTTGACGCCACCAAACCCAGGACGCTCCAAGAAAGCACAGAAAACAGGCAAGGATACGCAAAAGGCTCCAACTGAGATGGTAGGTGGGGTTACAAAACTCGCAGACAATAAGGAGAAAAATAACTGCACATCAATAGAAAAAGCAATCGATGCACTTCAAGCTTTACCAGGTATGGATGATGAGCTTATGTTGGATGCTTGTGATCTATTAGAAGATGAGAGAAAGGCAAAGACATTCCTGGCCTTGGATGGGGCGCTGCGCAAGAAGTGGTTACTGAGGAAGCTCCGTCCGCAGTcataa
- the LOC126604003 gene encoding L-type lectin-domain containing receptor kinase IX.1-like: MVELNTISQLFRVGRCTYSQPLHLWESASGSVADFTTHFTFMIDTHNNSRWSDGFAFFLAPVGFQIPPNSAGGNLGLFNSSTNLLASKNQIVTVEFDSFPNEWDPTGPHVGINVNKISSIVSTSWDFSSNGRKVANAWITYNATTNNLSVFWTYKENPNPAFIDSTFSLSHSIDLREVLPEWVTIGFSAATGRAPEQHVISSWEFNSHLDSDKISKKTKDTRMKKLLIAATAGITLLVLMLGVGLCRLVVTKRMRRIDGLESCSKDVITSINKDLEKRAFPRRFAYKELVAATNGFASDGRLGQGGSGHVYKGMLQDLGCAIAVKRIFAKSDYYEKIFINEVKIISRLIHRNLVQFIGWCHEEGECLLVYAYMPNGSLDTHLFGSKTTLQWDSRYKIALGLASALHYLHEDAEQCVLHRDIKSANVLLNKDFGTKLGDFGIAKLVDPCSQTQTTGAVGTFGYIAPEYANGGKASRESDMFSFGVVALEIACGRMTYQDGELHVPLVSWVWQLYLAGNVLFAADERLDKKFDTNEMECLLVIGLWCTHPNSKSRPKAGHVMKVLQLEEPLPELPHDMHEYDHHLPHDHV; the protein is encoded by the coding sequence ATGGTAGAACTCAACACAATCTCTCAATTGTTCCGCGTAGGGCGGTGTACTTATTCACAACCTTTGCACTTATGGGAGTCTGCTAGCGGGTCGGTAGCAGACTTCACTACTCATTTCACTTTCATGATTGACACTCACAACAACAGCAGGTGGAGTGACGGATTTGCCTTTTTCCTTGCTCCTGTTGGCTTTCAAATTCCACCTAATTCTGCTGGTGGCAATCTAGGATTGTTCAACAGCAGCACAAATTTGTTGGCATCGAAAAACCAAATTGTAACGGTTGAGTTTGATTCCTTCCCGAACGAGTGGGATCCGACCGGGCCTCATGTCGGGATCAATGTGAATAAGATCTCCTCAATTGTGAGTACCAGTTGGGATTTTAGCAGCAACGGAAGGAAGGTGGCTAATGCATGGATAACTTACAATGCTACCACAAACAACCTCAGCGTGTTTTGGACATACAAGGAGAACCCTAATCCTGCTTTTATCGACAGTACTTTTTCTCTTTCACACTCTATTGACTTACGAGAGGTTCTCCCTGAATGGGTTACAATTGGTTTTTCAGCTGCTACAGGACGAGCCCCCGAGCAACATGTCATAAGTTCATGGGAATTCAATTCGCATCTGGATTCTGATAAGATCAGTAAGAAAACCAAGGATACGAGGATGAAGAAATTGTTAATAGCAGCAACTGCTGGTATTACTTTGTTAGTTTTGATGCTTGGTGTGGGTTTGTGTAGGTTGGTTGTAACAAAGCGAATGCGCAGGATTGACGGGCTTGAGAGTTGCTCCAAGGATGTGATCACCTCCATAAATAAGGATCTCGAGAAACGTGCTTTCCCTAGGCGATTTGCTTATAAGGAATTGGTTGCAGCCACAAATGGCTTTGCCAGCGATGGAAGGCTAGGCCAAGGGGGGTCAGGACATGTTTACAAAGGAATGTTGCAAGATCTAGGCTGCGCTATTGCTGTCAAGAGAATCTTCGCAAAATCTGATTACTATGAGAAGATATTCATCAACGAAGTCAAGATTATAAGCCGGTTAATACACAGGAACCTGGTGCAGTTCATTGGATGGTGTCACGAAGAAGGCGAATGCTTACTTGTTTATGCATACATGCCTAACGGCAGCCTCGACACGCATCTGTTTGGATCTAAAACAACCCTGCAGTGGGATTCTCGGTATAAGATAGCTTTAGGCTTGGCCTCGGCGCTTCATTATCTACACGAAGATGCAGAGCAATGCGTTCTTCATAGGGATATCAAATCGGCCAATGTATTGTTGAACAAAGACTTCGGAACTAAGCTTGGGGATTTTGGGATTGCTAAGCTTGTTGATCCATGTTCCCAGACTCAGACAACAGGAGCTGTAGGGACTTTTGGCTACATTGCCCCGGAATATGCAAATGGAGGGAAGGCCAGTAGGGAATCTGACATGTTTAGTTTCGGAGTTGTGGCGTTGGAAATTGCTTGTGGAAGGATGACTTACCAGGACGGGGAACTTCACGTGCCACTTGTTAGTTGGGTTTGGCAACTGTACCTTGCAGGAAATGTTCTCTTTGCAGCCGATGAGAGATTGGATAAAAAATTTGATACAAATGAAATGGAATGCTTGTTGGTCATCGGATTATGGTGCACTCATCCCAACAGCAAGAGTAGGCCAAAAGCCGGACATGTGATGAAGGTTCTTCAGCTCGAAGAGCCATTGCCTGAACTTCCACATGACATGCACGAATATGATCATCATCTGCCTCATGATCATGTATGA
- the LOC126603599 gene encoding putative disease resistance protein RGA1, protein MHDIVHDFVQSLTKNEYLIIEDVGNEIEVLGEKIRHLTVILAMDNIRLPPSNAYYNCKDLRTLTTKISYSTFGSSIATIDSNFILQLKCLRTLNLSDSFIREIPEKIGELIHLRHIDLSWNGGLKILPNSICELYNLYTLRLCCCYSLKKLPDNIGRLISLKHLYVDRCHTLEYLPKGIRRLKELKEIDECVVVCGDDEDVAALQLKDMRALNLQGSLSLKLRGNVKDEKELEKAQLWHMKQLFHLKIDSKDVQYKQTSSTVEILNVLRPHKNLKSLSISYHSGDTCPNWMMSLHNLRIIFLSGWSECKFLPPLGKLPCVEKLTLWDMKKVKKVGGEFLGIDKDEISLKSSSSSFFSKLKQLEISYMPALEEWEVGVEGWNKEDSEISIMPCLSSLTISRCPLLKTLPKFLCKTPLHELIIERCRTLSARCKQGSGEEWPKISHIPNIKISS, encoded by the exons ATGCATGATATTGTTCATGACTTTGTGCAATCTCTCACCAAGAACGAATATTTGATCATCGAGGATGTTGGCAATGAAATAgaggttttgggtgaaaagatTCGCCATTTGACCGTAATATTGGCAATGGACAATATCCGACTTCCACCTTCTAATGCATATTACAATTGTAAAGATCTGCGTACGCTCACAACAAAAATCTCATACTCGACGTTTGGTTCATCCATTGCTACGATAGACTCAAATTTCATTTTACAACTGAAATGTCTTAGGACATTAAATTTGAGTGACAGTTTCATTCGTGAAATACCAGAGAAAATTGGTGAATTGATACATTTGAGGCATATTGATTTGTCATGGAATGGTGGTTTGAAAATATTGCCGAACAGTATCTGTGAGTTGTACAATTTGTATACCTTGCGCCTTTGTTGCTGCTATTCACTTAAAAAACTACCTGATAACATAGGAAGGTTGATTAGCTTAAAGCACCTTTATGTTGATCGCTGTCATACGTTGGAGTACTTGCCAAAAGGGATTCGGAGATTaaaagaattgaaagaaataGATGAGTGTGTTGTGGTTTGTGGTGACGATGAGGACGTAGCAGCATTACAACTGAAAGATATGAGAGCCTTGAACCTCCAGGGCAGTCTCAGCTTAAAATTGAGGGGGAATGTGAAAGATGAGAAGGAGCTTGAGAAAGCACAGTTGTGGCACATGAAGCAACTCTTTCATCTCAAAATTGATTCTAAGGATGTCCAATACAAGCAGACAAGTAGCACTGTTGAAATACTGAATGTCTTACGACCGCACAAAAATCTGAAATCTTTAAGCATTTCTTATCATTCGGGTGACACCTGCCCCAACTGGATGATGTCTTTGCACAACTTAAGAATCATCTTTCTATCGGGATGGAGTGAATGCAAGTTTTTGCCTCCTCTTGGGAAATTGCCATGCGTTGAAAAACTGACTCTATGGGACATGAAGAAGGTGAAAAAGGTTGGCGGTGAATTTTTGGGAATAGACAAAGATGAAATATCATTGAAatcatcatcatcctcattTTTCTCAAAGTTGAAACAACTCGAAATTAGTTACATGCCAGCGTTGGAAGAGTGGGAAGTAGGCGTGGAAGGGTGGAACAAAGAGGATTCTGAAAtttcaatcatgccatgcctttCCTCCTTAACAATTAGTCGATGTCCTCTTCTAAAAACACTGCCAAAATTCCTCTGCAAAACACCGCTTCATGAGCTTATCATTGAGAGATGTCGCACGCTTTCTGCGCGCTGTAAACAAGGCAGTGGAGAGGAGTGGCCTAAGATTTCTCACATCCCAAACATCAAAATCTCATCCTG A